A region from the Mycolicibacterium litorale genome encodes:
- a CDS encoding cold-shock protein codes for MPTGRVKWYDADKGFGFLSQEDGEDVYVRSSALPAGVEGLKAGQRVEFGVAAGRRGPQALSVTLIDPPPSLSKARREAERPEHKHTPDELHGMIGDLITLLESTIQPDLQKGRYPDRKVARRVSEVVKAVARELDA; via the coding sequence GTGCCGACCGGCAGGGTGAAGTGGTACGACGCCGACAAGGGCTTCGGCTTTCTGTCCCAGGAGGACGGCGAGGACGTCTACGTCCGGTCCTCGGCGCTGCCCGCGGGTGTCGAAGGTCTCAAGGCGGGCCAGCGCGTCGAGTTCGGTGTCGCGGCGGGGCGGCGGGGCCCACAGGCCTTGAGCGTCACGCTCATCGATCCGCCGCCGAGCCTGAGTAAGGCCCGGCGCGAGGCCGAGCGTCCCGAGCACAAGCACACCCCCGACGAGCTTCACGGCATGATCGGTGACCTGATCACGCTGCTGGAGAGCACGATCCAGCCGGACCTGCAGAAGGGCCGCTACCCCGACCGCAAGGTCGCGCGGCGGGTGTCGGAGGTCGTCAAGGCCGTCGCCCGCGAACTCGACGCCTGA
- a CDS encoding YccF domain-containing protein, whose protein sequence is MRVILNVIWLVFGGLWLALGYALAGLLCFVLIITIPFGFAAFRIASYALWPFGRTIVEKPGPRPGATIGNVIWVLLFGIWLAIGHIVSAAAMAVTIVGIPLALADLKMVPISLVPLGKEIVPVDRATPTVRAAA, encoded by the coding sequence ATGCGAGTAATACTGAACGTCATCTGGCTGGTTTTCGGCGGCCTGTGGCTTGCGCTCGGTTACGCGCTGGCGGGGCTCCTCTGCTTCGTCCTGATCATCACCATCCCGTTCGGATTCGCGGCCTTCCGGATCGCGTCGTACGCGTTGTGGCCGTTCGGCCGCACCATCGTCGAGAAGCCGGGCCCGCGCCCGGGCGCCACGATCGGCAACGTCATCTGGGTGCTGCTGTTCGGTATCTGGCTGGCGATCGGCCATATCGTCAGCGCCGCCGCGATGGCGGTCACGATCGTCGGCATCCCACTGGCGCTCGCCGACCTCAAGATGGTCCCGATCTCGCTGGTGCCGCTCGGCAAGGAGATCGTGCCGGTGGACCGGGCGACACCGACCGTGCGAGCCGCCGCATGA
- the moaA gene encoding GTP 3',8-cyclase MoaA — translation MTVTALGVPTIQGPAVGMPTSGPLVDTFGRIATDLRVSLTDRCNLRCTYCMPADGLDWLPGDQLLRADELIRLLRVAVTRLGITNVRFTGGEPLVVRHLEDVVAATGALHPRPEMAMTTNGIGLARRAAALKAAGLNRVNVSLDSVDAARFARITRRDRLRDVLAGLAAAKEAGLTPVKVNAVLDPDTGLEDAVSLLRYCLEHGYQLRIIEQMPLDAEHQWQRGRSLEAADILAALRRHFTLVPDSKPRGSAPAQLWRVDGGTSTVGVIASVSEAFCAACDRTRLTADGQVRNCLFAREESDLRRLLRGGADDDAIEQAWRAAMWTKAAGHGINEPGFEQPDRPMSAIGG, via the coding sequence ATGACCGTGACCGCGCTCGGTGTTCCGACGATTCAGGGTCCGGCCGTCGGCATGCCCACCAGCGGACCGCTGGTCGACACCTTCGGCCGGATCGCGACCGACCTGCGGGTGTCGCTGACCGACCGGTGCAACCTGCGCTGTACGTACTGCATGCCCGCCGACGGCCTGGACTGGCTGCCGGGCGACCAGTTGCTGCGCGCCGACGAGCTCATCCGGCTGCTGCGCGTTGCGGTGACCCGCCTCGGCATCACCAACGTGCGCTTCACCGGCGGCGAACCGCTGGTGGTGCGCCACCTCGAGGACGTGGTGGCCGCGACCGGTGCGCTTCACCCGCGCCCGGAGATGGCGATGACCACCAACGGCATCGGGCTGGCCCGTCGCGCTGCGGCGCTCAAGGCGGCGGGGCTGAACCGGGTCAACGTCTCACTCGACAGCGTCGACGCCGCCCGCTTCGCGCGGATCACGCGCCGCGACCGGCTCCGCGACGTCCTGGCCGGATTGGCCGCCGCCAAGGAGGCCGGTCTGACACCGGTCAAGGTGAACGCGGTGCTCGATCCGGACACCGGCCTCGAGGATGCGGTGTCGCTGCTGCGGTACTGCCTCGAGCACGGCTACCAGTTGCGCATCATCGAACAGATGCCGCTCGACGCCGAACACCAGTGGCAGCGCGGCCGCTCGCTGGAGGCCGCCGACATCCTGGCCGCATTGCGGCGCCACTTCACCCTCGTCCCGGACTCCAAGCCGCGCGGCTCGGCACCGGCGCAGCTCTGGCGCGTCGACGGCGGGACGTCGACGGTGGGCGTGATCGCCTCGGTGTCGGAGGCCTTCTGCGCGGCGTGTGACCGGACCCGGCTGACGGCCGACGGGCAGGTGCGCAACTGCCTGTTCGCACGCGAGGAGAGCGATCTGCGCCGGCTGCTGCGCGGCGGCGCCGACGACGACGCGATCGAGCAGGCCTGGCGTGCGGCGATGTGGACGAAGGCGGCCGGGCACGGCATCAACGAGCCGGGCTTCGAACAGCCCGACCGGCCGATGAGCGCGATCGGTGGCTGA
- a CDS encoding MoaD/ThiS family protein, translating to MSTTTTVQVTVRFFAAARAAAGTETETLVVAAGTTVQALVDEVASRSAELERVLARCSYLCDGVAVRDTGAALLNAQTLDVLPPFAGG from the coding sequence GTGTCGACCACGACGACGGTGCAGGTGACGGTCCGCTTCTTCGCCGCTGCGCGGGCGGCGGCCGGCACGGAGACCGAGACGCTGGTTGTTGCGGCCGGGACGACGGTGCAGGCGCTCGTCGACGAAGTCGCTTCTCGCAGTGCGGAATTGGAGCGCGTACTGGCGCGGTGCTCCTACCTCTGCGACGGAGTGGCCGTGCGGGATACGGGGGCGGCGCTGCTCAACGCGCAGACGCTCGATGTACTTCCCCCGTTCGCCGGCGGATAA
- a CDS encoding transglycosylase family protein, with the protein MSGRHRKPTNSAVSVAKIAFTGAVIGGGGIALAGHANAATDGEWDRVAACESGGNWAINTGNGYHGGLQFSPSTWAGHGGGEFAPAAYLATKEEQIAVAERVLASQGKGAWPSCGGPLSGATPRNVVDQPVDPAPLNGILPPPPPIDPFAPPPPPAPAPFDALAAPAPLPPAPAPLPPAPVPPPAAPVDAMAAPAPLPPAPAPMAAPAPVPPAPAPLDAPLPPPPPAPAEPAVWAAPAPAPVGAPLPPPAEVPLPPAPPAPPAPPADSAVAAAAANWDTAAAPAPGQPQPQTWSLGVPAPLQPAPPAPVPAPVPAAAPAPVAAPAPDPLAPLNAVDIPQPVFDAANQVASGEIPAAPAGLPPMPAEVPHLASPDNLPPGTTVNPAQVPGQSPNVTYLKELWHAIQTQEVSGADALLALTQRPLTTPDSPGGPAPIPVGTAPAPGAPAPAPAPAPAPAPVLPPA; encoded by the coding sequence ATGAGTGGACGGCATCGCAAGCCCACTAACTCAGCAGTCAGCGTCGCCAAGATCGCCTTCACCGGAGCCGTCATCGGCGGCGGAGGCATCGCCCTCGCCGGACACGCCAATGCCGCCACCGACGGTGAATGGGACCGGGTCGCGGCCTGCGAATCCGGCGGCAACTGGGCCATCAACACCGGCAACGGCTACCACGGCGGCCTGCAGTTCTCCCCCAGCACCTGGGCCGGCCACGGCGGCGGCGAGTTCGCCCCGGCCGCCTACCTCGCGACCAAGGAAGAGCAGATCGCGGTCGCCGAGCGCGTACTGGCCAGCCAGGGCAAGGGCGCATGGCCCTCCTGTGGCGGCCCGCTCTCCGGCGCGACACCGCGCAACGTGGTCGACCAGCCCGTCGATCCGGCCCCGCTGAACGGCATCCTGCCGCCCCCGCCGCCGATCGATCCGTTCGCGCCGCCTCCGCCCCCGGCGCCCGCGCCCTTCGACGCGCTGGCCGCACCGGCCCCGCTGCCACCGGCGCCGGCTCCCCTGCCGCCCGCTCCGGTGCCGCCGCCCGCCGCGCCGGTCGATGCGATGGCCGCTCCGGCCCCGCTGCCCCCGGCCCCCGCGCCGATGGCCGCGCCCGCACCTGTTCCCCCGGCTCCGGCTCCTCTCGACGCGCCGCTGCCCCCGCCGCCGCCCGCGCCGGCCGAGCCCGCCGTCTGGGCCGCTCCGGCGCCCGCTCCGGTGGGTGCGCCGCTGCCCCCGCCCGCCGAGGTGCCGCTGCCTCCGGCCCCGCCCGCGCCTCCAGCCCCTCCGGCCGACAGCGCGGTGGCCGCGGCCGCCGCGAACTGGGACACCGCCGCGGCACCCGCACCGGGTCAGCCGCAGCCGCAGACGTGGTCGCTCGGCGTGCCCGCGCCGCTGCAGCCGGCTCCCCCGGCGCCCGTCCCGGCCCCGGTGCCCGCTGCGGCTCCCGCTCCGGTCGCCGCCCCGGCCCCGGATCCGTTGGCGCCGCTGAACGCGGTCGACATCCCGCAGCCGGTGTTCGACGCGGCGAATCAGGTCGCCAGCGGCGAGATCCCGGCCGCCCCCGCCGGCCTGCCCCCGATGCCGGCCGAGGTGCCGCACCTGGCGAGCCCGGACAACCTGCCGCCGGGAACGACCGTCAACCCCGCCCAGGTGCCCGGGCAGAGCCCGAACGTCACGTACCTCAAGGAGCTGTGGCACGCGATCCAGACCCAGGAGGTCTCGGGTGCCGATGCACTTCTGGCGCTCACCCAGCGTCCGCTGACCACCCCGGACAGCCCGGGCGGTCCGGCGCCGATCCCGGTCGGCACGGCGCCCGCACCGGGCGCCCCGGCCCCGGCTCCGGCTCCCGCTCCGGCCCCGGCTCCGGTGCTGCCGCCCGCCTGA
- a CDS encoding molybdenum cofactor biosynthesis protein MoaE has product MTASVLRATVTEQPISLAEHEDLVAHESAGAVVSFAGVVRDHDGGRGVTRLEYSAHPSAAQVLAEVAADIAAASQGVRAIAVSHRVGPLEIGDAALVAAVAADHRRAAFDTCSRLVDAVKDRIPVWKHQFFGDGSEEWVNSA; this is encoded by the coding sequence ATGACCGCTTCCGTGCTCCGCGCCACCGTGACCGAACAACCGATCAGCCTGGCCGAGCACGAAGACCTGGTGGCCCACGAATCCGCAGGCGCGGTCGTGAGTTTCGCCGGGGTGGTGCGCGACCACGACGGCGGTAGGGGTGTGACCCGGCTCGAATACTCTGCGCACCCGAGCGCCGCGCAGGTCCTCGCGGAGGTCGCCGCCGACATCGCGGCGGCATCGCAGGGTGTGCGCGCGATCGCCGTCAGCCATCGCGTCGGACCCCTCGAAATCGGCGACGCCGCCCTGGTGGCCGCTGTGGCAGCGGACCATCGCAGGGCGGCGTTCGACACCTGTTCCCGGCTCGTCGACGCCGTCAAGGACCGGATACCGGTGTGGAAGCACCAGTTCTTCGGCGACGGCTCCGAGGAGTGGGTGAACTCGGCCTAG
- a CDS encoding MogA/MoaB family molybdenum cofactor biosynthesis protein, which yields MRIGRVVIASTRAAAAVYEDRTGPLIVDWLSTRGVETPDPVVVPDGAPVEAALRAAVADGVDVVITSGGTGISPTDATPQATAAVVDYELPGLAEAIRRSGLPKVPTAVLSRGICGVARRTLVVNLPGSTGGVKDGLSVLADVLDHALDQLAGKDHPR from the coding sequence ATGCGCATAGGCCGCGTCGTCATCGCCTCCACCCGCGCGGCCGCCGCCGTCTACGAGGACCGGACCGGACCGCTGATCGTCGACTGGCTCTCCACCCGCGGTGTCGAGACGCCGGATCCGGTCGTGGTGCCCGACGGTGCCCCGGTCGAGGCCGCACTGCGGGCCGCGGTGGCCGACGGCGTCGACGTCGTCATCACCTCCGGCGGCACCGGCATCTCGCCGACCGACGCCACCCCGCAGGCCACCGCCGCCGTCGTCGACTACGAACTACCCGGGCTGGCCGAGGCCATCCGGCGGTCGGGGCTGCCGAAGGTGCCGACCGCCGTGCTGTCGCGGGGGATCTGCGGTGTCGCCCGACGCACACTGGTGGTGAATCTCCCCGGATCGACCGGCGGCGTCAAGGACGGGCTGTCAGTGCTCGCCGACGTCCTCGACCACGCCCTGGATCAACTCGCCGGAAAGGACCATCCGCGATGA
- the moaC gene encoding cyclic pyranopterin monophosphate synthase MoaC, whose amino-acid sequence MVDVSAKDVTKRTAVAAGTLHTRPDVVALIASGGLPKGDALATARVAGIMAAKRTSELIPLCHQLALTGVDVDFEIGESHVRVTATVRTTDRTGVEMEALTAVSVAALTVYDMIKAVDAAARIDDIAVLRKEGGKTGTWTRP is encoded by the coding sequence ATGGTCGACGTCAGCGCCAAGGACGTCACCAAACGCACCGCCGTCGCCGCGGGCACGCTGCACACCCGTCCGGACGTCGTCGCGCTGATCGCGTCAGGTGGGCTGCCCAAAGGTGACGCGCTGGCGACGGCCCGGGTGGCCGGCATCATGGCCGCCAAACGCACCAGCGAGCTGATCCCGCTGTGCCATCAACTCGCGCTGACCGGTGTCGACGTCGACTTCGAGATCGGCGAGAGCCACGTCCGCGTCACCGCCACCGTGCGCACCACCGACCGCACCGGTGTGGAGATGGAGGCGCTGACGGCGGTCAGCGTGGCCGCGCTGACGGTGTACGACATGATCAAGGCCGTCGACGCCGCCGCCCGCATCGACGACATCGCGGTGCTCCGCAAAGAGGGCGGCAAGACCGGCACCTGGACGCGGCCGTGA
- a CDS encoding helicase-associated domain-containing protein yields the protein MTAHTPPSGRSEATRGNTGVPLGAWLAQLPDERLIRLLELRPDLTQPPPGTIAALAARATSRQSVKAATDDLDFLRLAVLDALLVLHGDTTAVPLAKLFELIGSRADEGAITAAVDDLRDRALVWGDDEVRVAAEAASGLPWYPGQAVVETADLGADDIARMLSGLDTAQRDLLDRLLEGSPVGRTRDAAPGTPPDRPVQRLLAAGLLRQVDDDTVILPRLVGQVLRGEVPGPSELTPPDPVTTSTKVSDVDAVAAGAAIDLLREVDLVLETLSAAPVPELRSGGLGVRDLKRLTKTTGIDERRLGLILEVAVAAGLIAAGMPDPDPGDGTSTFWAPTVAADRFIESPSAVRWHLLASTWLDLPGRPGLIGSRGPDGKPYAALSDSLYSTAAPLDRRLLLSVLADLPAGSGVDAASASRAMIWRRPRWAVRLQPEPVGGLLTEAHALGLVGRGAIATPTRRLLAGDPPEDVVAAMGKVLPEPIDHFLVQADLTVVVPGPLERDLAEQLAAVATVESAGAAMVYRVSETSIRRALDTGRTASELHAFFGRHSKTPVPQGLTYLIDDVARRHGQLRVGMASSFVRCEDPALLAQAVAAPATDAVELRLLAPTVAVSQAPIADVLAALRSAGLAPAAEDASGAIVDIRSRGARVPAPGRRRVYRPAQTPTGQTLGAIVAVLRKVASAPMGNMRLDPGVAITQLQEAALQQTSVVIGYVDPAGVATQRVVAPVNVRGGQLTAYDPASGRVREFAIHRVTSVVSAENE from the coding sequence ATGACAGCACACACTCCGCCGTCGGGCAGGAGCGAAGCGACTCGGGGGAACACCGGCGTCCCTCTGGGCGCCTGGTTGGCCCAACTACCCGACGAGCGGCTGATCCGGCTGCTGGAGTTGCGCCCTGACCTCACCCAGCCGCCGCCGGGCACCATCGCCGCGCTGGCCGCACGGGCGACGTCGCGTCAGTCGGTCAAGGCCGCCACCGACGACCTGGACTTTCTGCGGCTGGCTGTGCTGGATGCGCTGCTCGTCCTGCACGGTGACACCACCGCGGTGCCGCTGGCCAAGCTGTTCGAGCTGATCGGGTCCCGCGCCGACGAGGGTGCGATCACCGCCGCCGTCGACGATCTGCGGGACCGGGCGCTGGTGTGGGGTGACGACGAGGTGCGGGTGGCGGCCGAGGCCGCGTCCGGGCTGCCGTGGTATCCGGGGCAGGCCGTCGTGGAGACCGCCGACCTCGGCGCCGACGACATCGCGCGCATGCTGTCCGGGCTCGACACCGCCCAGCGCGACCTCCTCGACCGGCTGCTCGAGGGGTCGCCCGTCGGCCGCACCCGCGATGCCGCACCCGGCACACCCCCGGACCGGCCGGTGCAGCGGCTGCTTGCCGCGGGCCTGTTGCGACAGGTCGACGACGACACCGTGATCCTGCCCCGCCTGGTCGGCCAGGTGCTGCGCGGCGAGGTGCCGGGACCGTCGGAGCTGACCCCACCCGATCCGGTCACCACGTCGACGAAGGTCAGCGACGTGGACGCCGTGGCGGCCGGTGCGGCCATCGACCTGCTGCGTGAGGTCGACCTCGTCCTCGAGACGCTGTCGGCGGCCCCGGTGCCGGAACTGCGCAGCGGCGGGCTCGGCGTGCGCGACCTCAAGCGGCTCACCAAGACCACGGGGATCGACGAGCGTCGGCTGGGGTTGATCCTCGAGGTGGCGGTGGCGGCCGGACTGATCGCGGCCGGGATGCCCGACCCCGACCCGGGTGACGGCACCAGCACGTTCTGGGCGCCGACGGTGGCGGCCGACCGGTTCATCGAATCACCGTCCGCGGTGCGCTGGCATCTGCTCGCCTCCACGTGGCTGGATCTGCCGGGCCGGCCTGGGCTGATCGGGAGCCGCGGTCCGGACGGCAAACCCTATGCGGCCCTGTCTGATTCGCTGTACTCGACGGCCGCGCCGTTGGACCGCAGGCTGCTGCTGTCGGTGCTGGCCGACCTGCCCGCCGGTTCCGGGGTGGACGCCGCGTCGGCGTCGCGGGCGATGATCTGGCGCAGGCCGCGCTGGGCGGTGCGATTACAACCGGAACCGGTCGGCGGTCTGCTCACCGAGGCGCATGCGCTCGGCCTGGTGGGCCGCGGGGCGATCGCCACGCCGACCCGCAGGCTGCTGGCCGGCGATCCGCCCGAGGACGTGGTGGCGGCGATGGGCAAGGTGCTGCCCGAGCCCATCGACCACTTCCTGGTCCAGGCCGATCTCACCGTGGTCGTCCCCGGCCCCCTCGAGCGCGACCTCGCCGAGCAGTTGGCCGCGGTCGCCACCGTCGAATCGGCCGGTGCGGCGATGGTGTACCGGGTCAGCGAGACCTCGATCCGCCGCGCACTCGACACCGGCAGGACCGCCAGCGAACTGCACGCGTTCTTCGGACGCCATTCGAAAACCCCGGTGCCGCAGGGTCTGACGTATCTGATCGACGACGTCGCGCGCCGCCACGGCCAGTTGCGCGTCGGAATGGCGTCGTCGTTCGTGCGGTGCGAGGACCCTGCCCTGCTTGCGCAGGCGGTGGCCGCACCCGCCACCGATGCGGTGGAGCTGCGGCTGCTCGCCCCGACCGTGGCGGTGTCGCAGGCTCCGATCGCCGACGTGCTCGCCGCGCTGCGCAGCGCGGGCCTCGCGCCCGCCGCCGAGGACGCCTCCGGCGCCATCGTCGACATCCGGTCCCGTGGCGCACGGGTGCCTGCACCGGGGCGGCGGCGGGTGTACCGTCCGGCGCAGACGCCGACGGGCCAGACGCTCGGCGCGATCGTCGCGGTGTTGCGCAAGGTCGCGTCCGCCCCCATGGGGAACATGCGGCTCGATCCCGGCGTTGCGATAACTCAGCTGCAGGAAGCGGCGCTACAGCAGACCTCGGTGGTGATCGGCTACGTGGACCCCGCCGGGGTGGCCACCCAGCGGGTGGTGGCGCCGGTCAACGTCCGCGGCGGCCAGTTGACCGCTTACGACCCGGCATCCGGGCGGGTGCGCGAGTTCGCGATTCACCGCGTGACCTCGGTGGTGTCGGCCGAGAACGAATAA
- a CDS encoding DNA repair helicase XPB — protein MTDGPLIVQSDKTVLLEVDHEQAGAARAAIAPFAELERAPEHIHTYRITPLALWNARAAGHDAEQVVDALVSFSRYAVPQPLLVDIVDTMARYGRLQLVKSPVHGLVLVSLDRAVLEEVLRNKKIAPMLGARIDDDTVIVHPSERGRVKQMLLKIGWPAEDLAGYVDGERHPIDLLQDGWHLRDYQEMAADSFWSGGSGVVVLPCGAGKTLVGAAAMAKAGATTLILVTNTVAGRQWKRELIARTSLTEDEIGEYSGEKKEIRPVTIATYQVITRRTKGEYRHLELFDSRDWGLIIYDEVHLLPAPVFRMTADLQSRRRLGLTATLIREDGREGDVFSLIGPKRYDAPWKDIEAQGWIAPAECIEVRVTMTDNERMLYAVAEPEERYKLCSTVHTKIAVVRSILERHKGEQTLVIGAYLDQLEELGQELNAPVIQGSTKNAEREALFDQFRRGEISTLVVSKVANFSIDLPEASVAVQVSGTFGSRQEEAQRLGRLLRPKHDGGGAVFYSVVSRDSLDAEYAAHRQRFLAEQGYGYVIKDADDLLGPAI, from the coding sequence ATGACAGACGGTCCTTTGATCGTGCAGTCCGACAAGACGGTGCTGCTCGAGGTCGACCACGAGCAGGCCGGTGCGGCCCGCGCGGCGATCGCCCCCTTCGCGGAGCTGGAGCGTGCACCCGAGCACATCCACACCTACCGCATCACGCCGCTGGCGCTGTGGAACGCCCGCGCCGCGGGTCACGACGCCGAGCAGGTGGTCGACGCGCTGGTGTCGTTCTCGCGCTACGCGGTGCCCCAGCCGCTGCTGGTCGACATCGTCGACACCATGGCGCGCTACGGCCGGCTGCAGCTGGTCAAGAGCCCGGTGCACGGGCTGGTACTGGTCAGCCTCGACCGCGCGGTGCTCGAAGAGGTGCTGCGCAACAAGAAGATCGCCCCGATGCTGGGCGCCCGCATCGACGACGACACGGTCATCGTGCACCCCAGCGAGCGCGGCCGCGTCAAGCAGATGCTGCTCAAGATCGGCTGGCCCGCCGAAGACCTCGCCGGCTACGTCGACGGTGAACGCCACCCGATCGACCTGCTGCAGGACGGCTGGCATCTGCGCGACTACCAGGAGATGGCCGCCGACTCGTTCTGGTCGGGCGGATCCGGTGTGGTGGTGCTGCCGTGCGGTGCGGGCAAGACGCTCGTGGGTGCGGCGGCGATGGCCAAGGCCGGCGCCACCACGCTCATCCTCGTCACGAACACGGTGGCGGGGCGGCAGTGGAAGCGCGAACTGATCGCCCGCACGTCGTTGACCGAGGACGAGATCGGCGAGTACTCCGGTGAGAAGAAGGAGATCCGGCCCGTCACGATCGCCACCTATCAGGTGATCACGCGGCGCACCAAGGGCGAGTACCGCCACCTCGAACTGTTCGACAGCCGCGACTGGGGGCTGATCATCTACGACGAGGTGCATCTGCTGCCCGCGCCGGTGTTCCGGATGACGGCGGATCTGCAGTCGCGCCGCCGCCTCGGCCTGACCGCCACGCTGATCCGTGAGGACGGCCGCGAAGGCGACGTGTTCAGCCTGATCGGGCCGAAGCGCTACGACGCACCGTGGAAGGACATCGAGGCACAGGGCTGGATCGCGCCCGCCGAGTGCATCGAGGTGCGGGTGACGATGACCGACAACGAGCGGATGCTCTACGCGGTCGCCGAACCCGAGGAGCGCTACAAGCTGTGCTCGACCGTGCACACCAAGATCGCGGTGGTCCGGTCGATCCTGGAACGCCACAAGGGTGAGCAGACGCTGGTCATCGGCGCCTACCTCGACCAGCTCGAGGAGCTGGGGCAGGAATTGAACGCCCCGGTGATCCAGGGGTCGACGAAGAATGCCGAGCGGGAAGCGCTGTTCGACCAGTTCCGCCGCGGCGAGATCTCGACGCTGGTGGTCTCCAAGGTCGCGAACTTCTCCATCGACCTCCCCGAAGCCTCTGTGGCCGTACAGGTTTCGGGCACGTTCGGCTCGCGCCAGGAAGAGGCGCAGCGGTTGGGCCGGTTGCTGCGGCCCAAACACGACGGCGGCGGCGCGGTGTTCTACTCGGTGGTCTCGCGCGACAGCCTCGACGCCGAGTACGCCGCACACCGGCAACGGTTCCTCGCCGAACAGGGCTACGGCTACGTCATCAAGGACGCCGACGACCTGCTGGGCCCCGCGATCTAG
- the eat gene encoding ethanolamine permease, whose product MDTTHSESSEYLAKRTLKQGTAGWVLLAGLGVGYVISGDYSGWNFGLAEGGFGGLLIAGVIIAGMYLAMVLGMAEMSSALPAAGGGYTFARRALGPWGGFATGTAILIEYAIAPAAIATFIGAYVESLGLFGITDGWWVYLAVYLLFIGIHLSGVGEALKVMFVITAIALAGLIIFAIAAIGSFDAANLTDIAPTDAAGASSFLPFGYLGIWAAVPFAIWFFLAIEGVPLAAEEAKDPSRNVPRGILAAMAVLLVTGSTVLVLAAGSGGAELISASGNPLVEALGDTAMAKVVNYIGLAGLIASFFSIIYAYSRQLFALSRAGYLPKRLSVVNSRKAPTLALVVPGIIGFILSLTGQGAMLLNMAVFGAALSYVLMMVSHITLRVREPDMPRPYRTPGGIVTTGFALVIAALAVVATFLVDSTAATWCLVVFAAFMAYFGIYSRHHLVANSPDEEFAALADAEKDIS is encoded by the coding sequence GTGGACACCACGCACAGCGAATCCAGCGAGTACCTCGCCAAACGGACACTCAAGCAGGGCACCGCCGGCTGGGTCCTCCTTGCCGGCCTCGGCGTCGGGTACGTGATCTCCGGCGATTATTCGGGGTGGAACTTCGGGCTCGCCGAGGGCGGCTTCGGTGGGTTGCTGATCGCGGGCGTGATCATCGCGGGCATGTACCTGGCGATGGTGCTGGGGATGGCCGAGATGTCCTCGGCGCTGCCCGCCGCGGGCGGCGGCTACACCTTCGCCCGCCGCGCGCTCGGACCGTGGGGCGGATTCGCCACGGGCACAGCCATTCTCATCGAGTACGCGATCGCCCCGGCCGCCATCGCCACATTCATCGGCGCCTACGTCGAATCGCTGGGCCTGTTCGGCATCACCGACGGCTGGTGGGTGTATCTGGCGGTGTACCTGCTGTTCATCGGGATCCATCTCAGCGGCGTCGGCGAAGCGCTCAAGGTCATGTTCGTCATCACGGCGATCGCGCTGGCCGGCCTGATCATCTTCGCCATCGCGGCCATCGGCAGCTTCGACGCCGCGAACCTCACCGACATCGCACCCACCGACGCGGCAGGCGCCTCGTCGTTCCTGCCGTTCGGCTACCTGGGGATCTGGGCGGCCGTGCCGTTCGCGATCTGGTTCTTCCTCGCCATCGAAGGGGTGCCGCTGGCCGCCGAGGAGGCCAAGGATCCCTCCCGTAACGTCCCGCGGGGAATCCTCGCGGCGATGGCCGTGCTGCTGGTGACCGGCAGCACGGTGCTGGTGCTGGCGGCCGGGTCCGGCGGGGCCGAGCTGATCAGCGCCTCGGGCAACCCGCTCGTCGAGGCGCTCGGCGACACGGCGATGGCCAAGGTGGTCAACTACATCGGCCTGGCCGGGTTGATCGCGAGCTTCTTCTCCATCATCTACGCCTACTCGCGCCAGCTGTTCGCGCTGTCACGCGCGGGCTACCTGCCCAAGCGGCTGTCGGTGGTCAACTCGCGCAAGGCGCCGACGCTGGCCCTGGTGGTGCCCGGCATCATCGGCTTCATCCTGTCGCTGACCGGACAGGGCGCGATGCTGCTCAACATGGCGGTCTTCGGCGCCGCACTGTCCTATGTGCTGATGATGGTCAGCCACATCACGCTGCGGGTCCGGGAACCCGACATGCCCCGGCCGTACCGTACGCCTGGCGGCATCGTCACCACCGGGTTCGCCCTCGTCATCGCCGCCTTGGCGGTGGTCGCCACCTTCCTCGTCGACAGCACCGCGGCCACCTGGTGCCTGGTGGTGTTCGCCGCGTTCATGGCCTACTTCGGGATCTACAGCCGCCACCACCTGGTCGCCAACTCGCCCGACGAGGAATTCGCCGCGCTGGCTGATGCGGAGAAGGACATCAGCTGA
- a CDS encoding cupin domain-containing protein has protein sequence MEKISLTALVREHLETARSHNSGRSAHTVYGGHEHSLRQTLIALAADQDLHEHEAPEEATLQVLHGRVRLDAGDASWEGSTGDLIVIPKTRHGLHALEDSAVLLTVMKAVGPHA, from the coding sequence ATGGAAAAGATCTCACTCACGGCCCTGGTTCGCGAACATCTGGAGACCGCCCGGTCCCACAACAGCGGGCGCAGTGCGCACACCGTCTACGGCGGACACGAGCACTCGCTGCGCCAGACGTTGATCGCGTTGGCCGCCGATCAGGATCTGCACGAACACGAGGCGCCCGAAGAAGCCACACTGCAGGTGCTGCACGGCCGCGTCCGGCTCGACGCCGGCGACGCGAGCTGGGAGGGCAGCACGGGCGATCTGATCGTCATCCCCAAGACCCGGCACGGCCTGCACGCGCTCGAGGACTCCGCGGTGCTGTTGACCGTGATGAAGGCCGTCGGCCCACACGCCTGA